One segment of Kwoniella pini CBS 10737 chromosome 9, complete sequence DNA contains the following:
- a CDS encoding pre-mRNA-splicing factor CLF1, whose protein sequence is MSGRDARDRAPRVKNRAAAAVQITAEQLLREAQERQEPSIQAPKQRVQDLEELSEFQGRKRTEFEGRIRYSRDNIRAWIKYAQWESSQNEFERARSVFERALDIDPRSNELWLRYTDMELKARNINHARNLYDRAVTLLPRVDALWYKYVYLEELLLNVPGARQIFERWMQWEPNDKAWQSYIKLEERYNELDRASAIYERWIGTRPIPKNWVIWAKFEEDRNQPDKAREVFQTALEFFGDEEEQVEKAQQVFAAFARMETRLKEYERARVIYKFALARLPRSKSASLYAAYTKFEKQHGDRAGVELTVLGKRRIQYEEELAYDGTNYDAWFSLARLEEDAYRADKEDGEEVEPTRVREVYERAVANVPPALEKRYWRRYIYLWLQYAAFEEIDTKDFDRARDVYKAAIKLIPHKTFTFAKLWLSYAYFEIRQLDVTAARKVLGAGIGMCPKPKLFSGYIELEMRLREFDRVRMLYEKFLTYDSSLSAAWIQWTQVESAVEDFERVRAIFELAVQQSLDMPEIVWKAYIDFESGEGERERARSLYERLLERTSHVKVYISYALMEVSVLGGGEDEDGNEIEGEAGDPELARAVFARGYKDLRAKAEKEDRALLLEAWKAFEQEHGTPEDLAKVEEMMPTTRKRWRKAEDGSDMLVEYWDLIFPDDERDANPTSFKFFQAAQQWAAQRGGDEGEGGLSYDLPSDSDDDDDDEDETEEGAGTGAGDSAGNEEPMDEDD, encoded by the exons ATGTCTGGAAGAGACGCTCGTGACCGTGCTCCTCGAGTGAAGAATCGAGCCGCGGCGGCTGTTCAG ATTACTGCTGAACAATTGCTTAGAGAAGCTCAAGAGAGGCAAGAACCCTCCATCCAAGCGCCAAAGCAAAGAGTACAGGATCTAGAGGAGCTCTCAGAGTTTCAAGGCAGGAAGAGAACAGAGTTTGAGGGAAGAATAAGATACTCAAGGGATAATATTCGAG CTTGGATCAAATATGCCCAATGGGAATCAAGTCAAAATGAGTTCGAAAGGGCTAGATCAGTATTCGAGAGAGCTTTGGATATTGATCCTAGGTCGAATGAGTTATGGCTTAGATATACGGATATGGAACTTAAAGCACGTAATATCAATCATGCTCGAAACTTATACGACCGAGCAGTCACTCTCTTACCTCGAGTCGACGCATTATGGTACAAATATGTATATCTAGAAGAATTACTGCTTAACGTACCGGGAGCACGGCAAATATTCGAGAGATGGATGCAATGGGAACCGAATGATAAAGCATGGCAAAGTTACATCAAGCTAGAAGAAAGGTACAATGAATTAGATAGAGCGTCAGCGATATATGAAAGGTGGATTGGAACTAGACCTATACCGAAGAATTGGGTTATTTGGGCTAAATTCGAAGAAGATAGAAATCAACCTGATAAAGCTAGAGAAGTGTTCCAGACTGCTTTGGAATTTTTCGGTGACGAAGAGGAACAGGTGGAAAAGGCTCAACAGGTGTTTGCGGCTTTTGCAAGGATGGAAACGAGATTGAAGGAGTATGAGCGGGCTAGAGTGATCTACAAA TTTGCCCTAGCGCGTTTACCGCGATCGAAATCTGCAAGTTTATACGCGGCATACACAAAATTCGAAAAGCAACATGGTGATCGTGCTGGGGTCGAACTTACTGTTCTCGGTAAACGACGTATACAGTATGAGGAAGAATTAGCGTATGACGGTACGAATTACGACGCGTGGTTCTCTTTAGCTAGACTGGAGGAAGATGCATATCGAGCAGATAAGGAGGATGGAGAGGAAGTCGAACCTACGAGGGTGCGGGAGGTTTATGAGAGGGCTGTAGCGAATGTTCCTCCTGCATTGGAAAAACGATATTGGAGGAGATACATATATC TCTGGCTGCAATATGCTGCTTTCGAGGAGATCGATACGAAGGATTTCGACAGAGCTAGGGATGTGTATAAGGCCGCTATCAAGCTCATCCCGCATAAGACTTTTACGTTCGCCAAA TTATGGCTCTCTTATGCTTACTTCGAGATTCGACAACTGGATGTAACAGCTGCTCGAAAGGTACTTGGTGCCGGTATAGGGATGTGTCCCAAACCTAAGCTTTTCTCGGGATACATCGAGTTAGAAATGAGGTTAAGAGAGTTCGACCGGGTGCGAATGCTATATGAGAAATTCCTTACA TACGATTCCTCACTCAGTGCCGCTTGGATACAGTGGACGCAAGTGGAGTCAGCTGTCGAAGATTTCGAGCGAGTCCGAGCGATCTTCGAATTGGCAGTGCAACAATCATTGGATATGCCAGAAATTGTGTGGAAAGCATATATCGATTTCGAATCTGGCGAAGGGGAAAGAGAACGTGCTCGATCATTATACGAAAGATTACTCGAACGTACTTCCCACGTCAAAGTTTACATATCTTACGCACTCATGGAAGTTTCTGTGCTTGGTGGTGGAGAAGACGAGGATGGTAATGAGATTGAAGGGGAGGCTGGTGATCCTGAATTGGCCCGCGCTGTGTTCGCAAGAGGTTACAAAGACCTTCGGGCGAAGGCAGAGAAGGAAGAC CGTGCATTGTTGTTGGAAGCATGGAAGGCATTCGAGCAAGAGCACGGTACTCCAGAGGATTTGGCCAAGgtagaagaaatgatgcCTACTACGCGAAAGCGATGGAGAAAAGCGGAAGATGGAAGCGATATGTTGGTGGAAT ATTGGGACCTCATTTTCCCGGACGACGAAAGAGATGCAAATCCAacatcattcaaatttttcCAAGCTGCTCAACAATGGGCTGCACAACGTGGTGGAGACGAAGGAGAGGGTGGTTTGTCCTACGATCTACCTTCGGActctgatgatgatgatgacgatgaagatgaaactgAAGAAGGTGCTGGTACTGGAGCTGGTGACTCAGCCGGAAATGAGGAGCCTATGGATGAAGACGACTAG
- a CDS encoding mitochondrial 54S ribosomal protein bL27m yields the protein MLGLSRQAASSSFADLRSQLFAGPSTLKNQIRFASKAAGGRSRNGRDSSGKRLGVKRFGDQYVTPGSILIRQRGQNFKPGQNVAQGKDFTLYALQPGYVKFYQNHLPYPHLFRSDQSPPSNLPLVKKPRQLDQFVGIVSEKSEKLPRDERNRGRERRFWGWPKDQQQQQQQSISTKEIDLGLGNA from the exons ATGCTCGGTCTCTCTCGTCAAgctgcttcttcaagttTCGCCGATCTTAGATCTCAATTATTTGCAGGTCCTTCGA CActtaaaaatcaaattcgatTCGCATCAAAGGCAGCAGGaggaagatcaagaaatggaagagattcttcaggtaaaagaTTAGGTGTAAAACGTTTCGGag aTCAATATGTTACACCAggatcaattttaattagaCAAAGAGGACAAAATTTTAAACCAGGTCAAAATGTTGCACAAGGAAAAGATTTTACTTTATATGCATTACAACCTGGTTATGTTaaattttatcaaaatcatttaccTTATCCACATTTATTTCGTTCTGATCAATCTCCtccttcaaatttacctttagtTAAAAAACCAAGACAATTAGATCAATTTGTTGGTATAGTTTCTGAAAAATCTGAAAAATTACcaagagatgaaaggaatagaggtagagaaagaagattttggGGTTGGccaaaagatcaacaacaacaacaacaacaatccATATctacaaaagaaattgatttaggttTAGGAAATGCATAA
- a CDS encoding DNA repair protein RAD51, with product MATQEHDPFAGAEGEDEDFELMAPLLVAKLQEAGISAQDTKKLADAGYHTVEAVAFTPKKTLCTIKGISEQKADKILMEACKMVPMGFTTATEIHSRRSELVHITTGATGLDTILGGGIETGAITELYGEFRTGKSQICHTLAVTCQLPVTMGGGEGKCLYIDTEGTFRPVRMLAVAERFGLNGEEVLDNIAYARAYNADHQLQLLVQASAMMAESRFSLLIVDSCTSLYRTDFSGRGELSARQMHLAKFLRTLMRLADEFGVAVVVTNQVVAQVDGGQFAVADAKKPIGGNIMAHASTTRLNLRKGRGASRVCKIVDSPCLPEAEAIFAINANGIGDPEEMKEQ from the exons ATGGCCACACAAGAGCATGATCCATTCGCTGGAGcggaaggtgaagatgaagattttgaattgatggCTCCTCTTTTGGTGGCAAAATTACAA GAAGCGGGAATCTCAGCTCAAGATACTAAGAAACTCGCAGATGCAGGTTATCATACTGTTGAAGCTGTAGCTTTTACACCTAAAAAAACATTATGTACTATAAAAGGTATTAGTGAGCAAAAAGCGGATAAGATATTGATGGAAG CTTGTAAGATGGTACCTATGGGGTTCACAACGGCTACCGAGATACATAGTCGAAGGTCAGAATTGGTACATATCACGACTGGAGCAACTGGACTTGATACGATATTGGGGGGAGGAATTGAGACTGGAGCGATAACAGAGCTATATG GTGAATTTAGAACCGGTAAATCGCAAATATGTCACACATTAGCAGTGACATGTCAG CTTCCTGTCACGATGGGTGGAGGAGAAGGCAAATGTCTATACATAGATACTGAGGGAACATTCCGACCCGTCAGAATGTTAGCAGTAGCAGAACGATTTGGGTTGAATGGAGAAGAGGTCTTGGACAATATAGCGTATGCCCGAGCGTACAATGCGGACCATCAACTGCAACTCTTGGTACAGGCTAGTGCTATGATGGCCGAGTCTAG ATTTTCGTTGTTGATTGTTGATTCATGTACTTCGCTTTATCGAACCGATTTCTCTGGTCGTGGAGAATTGTCAGCCAGACAAATGCATTTGGCTAAGTTCTTGAGGACATTGATGAGATTGGCAGACGAG TTTGGTGTAGCTGTAGTGGTGACGAATCAAGTGGTTGCTCAAGTAGATGGTGGTCAGTTCGCAGTTGCGGATGCCAAGAAACCCAT CGGAGGCAATATTATGGCTCACGCTTCAACGACACGACTGAATTTGCGAAAAGGGCGGGGAGCATCGCGTGTGTGCAAGATTGTCGATTCGCCTTGTTTACCCGAAGCAGAAGCCATATTTGCTATCAA TGCGAACGGTATTGGTGATCCcgaagaaatgaaagagcAATAA